A single genomic interval of Camelina sativa cultivar DH55 chromosome 11, Cs, whole genome shotgun sequence harbors:
- the LOC104728305 gene encoding uncharacterized protein LOC104728305, whose product MVIQHEVTVEEKKEDRGPALEQYEPYPLYKGRLLDISKQKAENQAKKDLEDIGTVVVPTKLEDPGSFNLPCSLNYMHFNKCLCDLGASVSVMPFSIVEKLRYEEFRPSNLYISLADGSRKDVVGKLENFPVKIGKARIPTDFIIIEMEQELDDPIILGRPFLATSGTVIDVKKGMISLDIADGLTMRFNIKNTTNQPTIGGQPFVIEDKAADESFKKKK is encoded by the coding sequence ATGGTCATTCAACATGAAGTGACtgttgaggagaagaaagaggataGAGGACCAGCTTTGGAACAGTATGAGCCATATCCACTCTATAAAGGCAGGTTACTTGACATATCAAAGCAGAAGGCTGAAAATCAAGccaagaaggatctagaagacaTTGGAACTGTTGTGGTTCCAACTAAGCTTGAGGATCCTGGCTCATTCAACTTGCCATGCTCACTGAATTACATGCACTTCAACAAGTGTTTATGTGACCTTGGAGCTTCTGTAAGTGTCATGCCCTTCTCAATAGTAGAGAAGCTAAGATATGAAGAGTTCAGGCCAAGCAACCTCTACATAAGTCTTGCTGATGGGTCTAGGAAGGATGTGGTTGGCAAGCTGGAGAACTTCCCAGTAAAGATTGGCAAGGCCAGGATACCAACTGACTTCATCATCATAGAGATGGAGCAAGAGCTTGATGATCCTATTATCCTTGGAAGACCATTTTTGGCCACTTCTGGAACTGTGATTGATGTTAAAAAGGGTATGATCAGCCTGGACATTGCTGATGGGTTGACTATGAGGTTTAATATCAAGAATACAACAAACCAACCCACCATTGGAGGCCAACCTTTTGTTATAGAAGATAAAGCAGCTGATGagtcttttaagaaaaaaaaatag